Genomic DNA from Peribacillus simplex NBRC 15720 = DSM 1321:
ACTTCTGAAAGCAAATCAACAATGGTTGCATCTCCTAATCCAGGAACTGAAGCCAGCAGCTCATATTCCATAGTTGATTGGGCCATTTCGGATAATTGACTATTCACAGATTCAATTTCGTTTTCTAGTAAGCGATACTGACGCAGGAGCGTGGCAATTTCATGTCGGGCCATCTGTGTCCCTTCTGTCAGTCCAATTGAGTTCGTCGCTGCTTCAATGAGTAGCTTTGCTTTTGGTAGCTGTGGGGCTCTCATTCCCTTTACCTTACGGTAAAGAAAGACAAGCTCCTCAGCACTTTTTCCATCGATATCCTGTGGCAACGGAGTCATTTCCAATGTAGCTAGAGCCATCTTTCCGAAAGCCGGAAAGACTTGAGTAAACTCGGGAAAATAACGATCAAGCCAACGAATGATTCGGTTTTTAATACTCGCTAAATCTTCCGTTAACTTTGAACGAAGAGTAGATCCGATACGAAGTTCTGCTTCTACTTCTTTTAATAAACGTGGATAGCTAAAACGCCCATCTTTCAATAAACGAGCGATGACTAATGCATCTTTTTTATCGTTCTTTGTCGGTAAATTATCGTCCAGTTCCTTCGATCGTTTGACATGCATTGGATTCACCATGACTAGTGGTATGCCGTAATGATCTAAGAAATTAGCTAAGTTCATCCAGTAGTGGCCTGTTGGCTCAATTCCAACAATTACTTCTGTTTTCTTAGCTTCCTTCATCGTTTGACGAATCTTTTCATACAGGTGTTCAAAGCCCTCTTTTGATTGATGTACTGCGAAGGCTTTTTCTATCACGCGCCCTCGTTCATCAACAAAACAAGCGTAATGAACACGCTTGGCAATATCCATACCAACAACGAGTGTATTTTCAGTAACTTGATTAATTTTTTCATTCCATTTAAACTGCATAGAGAAGTCCTCCTTGTTTGATGCTGAGTCAATGGTCGTTGACACTCATGCATCATACAAGAGGGCTCTTTTTCTTTCAAGACTTCGAACATCCTTCTAACAGGAATGCTGCCCCTTTAGTTGCATAAGAAAAAGCTGCCTTAAAGACAGCTCTGATCTTCAGCTAACGCACCCTTTAGTTGAAATAGATTTCACCATAAACTAAAGAGAGCTTTCCTCTTCATTTATTACAGGAATGTCCACTGAAGTAAACTAACAGCTATATAATGTTTATTCATTTGCAATTTTAAGTATGTGTTCTAAGTCACTATCTGTTAGAGATCTGCGTAATTTATCGTTTAACGTCACCTGAATTAAAGCGAGCAATTCTTCTCCTTCATTTGTTAGCATAACAGTGCTACTCCGTTTATCTTCTGCTCATAGTCGAATTAACGTGAAAAAATTCATTCAAGTTCTTTATTTTGAAACGAAGCGATCGATTAGGAATCATTAATTATACAAACATGCGAAAGAACAAGTACTCCTATAATTGTTCTTTCGCATATTTGCATGCGTAAAAAAATGGGTGCGTTTACATTTCAGAATATTCTAAAATAAAAAATGTAGATTTTTGTAGGATGATGTAGTTTTGATGATAAAGTAAATGAAAAGTTAAGTTTTATTAACAATGCTAATCGTTAGGGGATTCAGAGTCATGGTAGCAAAGGTCAAAAAGTAAAAAGAGCTTAAGCATAATGAAAAAGGGAAGGTGAGGAAAGTAAATGAAGAAATTCAAATTAAGTTTAGCTAGCCAAATTTTCATTGGTTTAATTCTAGGGATTATCGTTGGTGCCATTTTTTATGGTAATGAGACGGCCCAAAACTTTTTACAGCCATTCGGAGACATTTTCCTACGAATGATTAAAATGATTGTTGTGCCAATCATTGTGTCAAGTCTTATCGTTGCAGTTGCGGGTGTAGGTGATTTAAAAGCAGTAGGAAAACTAGGAGCTAAATCACTTTCATACTTTGTGGTGGTAACTATGATTGCGATTGCTGTTGGTTTAATTTCCGCGAATATCATCCAGCCTGGTGCTGGTGTAAATATGAATAATCTGGAACAAACTGATATATCCACTTATGTTGATACAGCAGAAACTAAGCAGCATGAATCTTTCGTAGATACACTCGTTCACATTGTACCATCCAATCCAGTTAAAGCTATGGTAGAAGGCGATATGCTAGCGATCATTTTCTTCTCCGTGTTGTTTGGACTTAGCATCGCGGCTATCGGTGAAAAAGGTAAACCAGTATTCCGTTTCTTCCAAGGTACAGCAGAAGGAATGTTCTACCTAACTAATATGGTCATGAAATTTGCTCCTATCGGGGTATTTGCACTAATTGGTGTGACCATCTCCAAGTTCGGTTTGGAATCTTTAATTCCGTTAGGTAAGTTAGCGCTTTCTGTATACGGATCAATGCTTTTCTTTGTAATTGTCATTCTGGGTCTTATAGCAAAATTTGTAGGATTCAATATCTTTACGTTGATTAAACTTCTAAAAGAGGAATTGATTCTTGCGTTCTCTACAGCAAGTTCAGAAGCGGTTCTTCCGAAAATCATGGAAAAAATGGAGAAAGCGGGATGTCCGAAACATATTGCTACGTTTGTTATTCCGACTGGATACTCTTTTAACCTTGATGGCTCTACATTATATCAAGCGTTAGCAGCTATCTTCATCGCTCAAATGTATGGAATTGATTTAAGCACGTATGAGCAAATTACGCTAATGCTAGTGTTAATGATCACGTCTAAGGGGATTGCGGGTGTACCAGGTGTATCTTTCGTAGTTCTTTTAGCGACATTAGGAACAGTTGGTATTCCTATTGAAGGTTTAGCATTTATTGCCGGTATCGACCGTATTCTTGATATGGGACGTACAGTAGTAAACGTTATTGGTAATTCACTTGCGGCAATCGTCATCTCTAAATGGGAAGGTCAATTTAATGAAGTGAGAAATAAAGTCGCATAATGTTGCATGACCGAGTTTAATGACTAAGAATAGGAATCGGAATTCTCTTTGAAGAAATTAACGTAAATGATTGGAAGTTCATCCTCAACATAACCGCGATAAAGTTTTTATGGTTCTGGTGCAAAAACTTCAAGATTATAGTTGGGAAGACTCTTTATCTGAAGCAAGTAATCCATAATAATTTAGATCGATTTCCAAATTTTAGTTATCATCTACTATATATCGATCTTCCGCAATCGGAGTAATATCTAGATATGATAGTATTTTCATATGTCGTACATAATTTAATAAAGAAGGAGCTAACTAGACATGAACATTAAAAAATACCTAGGAATCACGTTTCTATTAGTTACACTATTATTTTCTGGATCTATCACTGCTATCCATAGCTCAGCAAATAGTAGTCCAAAAGAAGAGAAAGTAGAAGCAGCTTCAACAAATCCCAAGTTAAACAATGTGAAAATTATAGCTACTGGTGGAACGATTGCAGGCTCTGCTACATCCAATACTGACACAACTGGTTATCAAGCAGGTGCACTTGGTGTTGAAACACTAATTAAAGCTGTTCCTGAATTAAAACAAGTAGCAAATGTGAGTGGTGAACAAATCGCCAATATTGGCAGTAACAATATGGATAATAAAACCTTATTAAAGTTGGCGAAACGAATTAACGAGTTATTAAAATCTAAAGACGTTGATGGAATTGTCGTAACGCATGGAACAGATACCTTAGAAGAAACTGCTTACTTTCTGAATCTGGTCGTAAAAAGCAACAAACCTGTCGTAATTGTTGGATCAATGAGACCGGCTACAGCTATAAGTGCAGATGGACCTTTAAACTTATATAATGCTGTAAAAATTGCTGCTAGTAAAGATGCTAAGAACAAAGGTGTTTTAATCTCATTAAATGACCGGATAGGTTCTGCACGTTATATAACTAAAACCAATACTACCATGACAGATACATTTCAATCTGAGGAACAAGGCTATTTAGGAGCAATCGCAGGTAATAAAATATTTTTCTACAATGAACCCACACGTAAACATACAACCAAATCGGTGTTTGATATATCAAAACTAGATAAACTTCCTCAAGTGGACATTATTTATAGCTATCAAAATGATAGTAGATATCTTTACGATGCCTCTGTGAAAGCAGGAGCTAAAGGGATCATAATAGCAGGTGAAGGAAACGGTTTAACTTCTGATACTGCTTTTGAGGGTGCTAAAGACGCTGTCAAAAAAGGCGTGATTATTACTCGATCTAGCCGTGTAGGAAATGGTATTGTTACGAGAGAAAAGATTGACGATGAAAATAATTTTGTTACAGCGGACTCACTTAATCCTCAAAAAGCACGCATTTTGACGATGCTTGCATTAACAAAAACAGATGATCCAAAAGAAATTCAGCAATTTTTTAACGAATATTAATATTTAAAATTAGAATTCTTTGATTAACTAATAGTGAATGAAATTTTAAGCATACGATGGTATAAATCACCAACGTATGCTTTTATTTATTTTTATCCCTTGGTTGAATTATTAATTTATATTTATCCTTTTCTGAACACACCTCAATTTGAGTAGAGAAGGGCGATGTAATTAAATAATCAATCACATTTTAATTTTTTTCTGAGTAGTAGGGGAAAGTTCGATTACACCCTTTCAGAGAAATTCGTATCTTAATGAAAATCTTCTGCTAAGTTATAACTCAATTAATAAATCACCAGTACTAATCGCTTCACCATCTTTAACAAAGATGTCTTTAATAGTTCCAGAGAATGGCGCCTGGACGGTTGTTTCCATTTTCATGGCTTCCGTAATTATTAGGTGATCGCCCTGCTTAACTTGATCCCCTTTTTCGACGACAACACGAATTACTGTACCAGGCATTGTCGCACCGATATGCTTTTTATTTTTTGAGTCAGCTTTTACTTTGGATTGAACAGAAGATTTAATGTTTTCATTAGTTCATTAAAAGTGGAGTTAAATCTTCCCCTCACCAGGGTTTCTCAAATTTTATTACATTTATTTTACTCTCTTCCAAAATGAAAAAATTGTTGTAATCCTATAGCCATTCAAGAGTTGAAGAATAAAAAAAGATGCCTACAGGCATCAAAATAAGGCAGATTAAATAGCTTAACAAAATTGCGGAAAAAACCTTTGCACCAAAACCATTTATTTAAGCTGAAATAAAGAACCTTCTTCGTAGTTCATCTGTTCGAATTTCCACATACCGTCTTCCTTTCGAAGGTTACATGTATAGACTGCACCATAAACTGGATTTTCTATAGTATCTTCTGTTGGTCTAAAAGGTATCAGACGATACATTTTTAATTTAGCTTTTTCTTTCTTTATTTCAATTCCATGTGGTTCCACTGCATGATGAAAAGTAGGTCTACCTGAACGAGAAATTTTTAACTGACTAATAATATTCTTTCGTCCTTTAATTTCACCAATAGGAACCATATTTATCGTAGCATCCTCTGTAAATATATCGTTAAGCAAACTAAAATCTCCTTGATCAAAAGCCCAGGCATAACGATTAAATGTTGCTACAACTTCTTCCTCCTCATAATTACTCTCTTCAGATTCAGGAATAACTCTCCAGGGAGCTTCTAACTCACTAAGAATTTTTGGATTCTCAGTATCTGGAGTCCATCCTAAAGTACGACCTGCAGGTTTCCATTTACTTGTATACGGACTTGTGCCATAATGCCAATCTAGGTCAAATCTAAGATGAGAAATTTCCCAACCGCCTTCAGTCAGTTTATACGAATTAACATAGTGTCCTCCAAACCAAAATGGATTCATTTGTCCATTATCCTTATGAATAAATAAGCCTGTTAAATAAACGCTTTGCTGACTTAGTTCTTCCTTTATTGCTATATATTCATTAGTTACGTAATGGTGAACAATGTCTGGGGTTTCTTCTTTATTTAATAGGCCCTCTATTATAGCTTCTACACCTTCAAATTCCCCATACATGCTAAAGCTTGCTTGGGCATTAGGAAGTAGAAGTTCTCGTAAAGTTAAAGTATTCCCCTCTTCAAGAGCTTTTGAAAACTTAGAAAATACTTCGCTAATAGTAGCACGATTTATACTTGTATAGTTCACTAACTTGTGAGTTATAAACATGAAAATAGAACCTCCATAAGGAAAATAATAAATAAACTTCTTTATTTAAGAATTATAAAATTTTATTTTTCTGAATCCAAAAATCATGTAGTCTACTTGTTACTTTTCCTCTTCCTTTTCCAAATTTATCGGAACCCTTATCAGGTCCAAATACTCATTTAAGAAATTCAATAATATATAATCTTCTCTCTGTAATACAATAGATATCCTTTTTATAAAACCACTGATCAATAGTATTGTAGACGCCTCGATTTATACCATAGTTATCTTCACAGTATCTAAAGAAATGCAAATCAGTTTTATTGATAATTTTCTTTTGTAACTCATCCATATTAATACTCCTTAATACTATTTACTCGAATGTCAGGATAAATTCAGAAAAAGATAATCATAATTATCCTTTTCTAAACTCAGTGTCTACTCTTTATTTAGGAAAAGAGTTTTAAGCAGATGTCTTAAATGGATAGGAAGAAAAGTTATATAGATACAACACTAAATTATGAAAAATAACCTTTCCCTTTTCCTAATATCTAACGGTATCGATATTTCTCTTCGTAATGCTTATATCTTACTCTTGCAAATCAACTATTTTTAGATAGCGCTCTCCGCTATCTTGAAGTTTTAATTTGTATTGTACAGAAGAACTTAGAACCTCTCCTTTTATAACTCTTTTCCATGTTGCTTTAATTTCAACTAACACTTGATTATCACTCACCGTTTCAGTGTCAATACTTTCTATTTCATAGTGGCCATATTGTGTTTGAGCTGATAACTGTTCCATGAAATTAGTCCACTCTTCATAATTTTTTACATCCTTTCTTTCAGAGAAAATAAAAGGCTGCCCATCATTTACTAATAATTCTTTAATTCCTTCAGGATTAAAAGTTTCACGTAAATAAATCCATCGATATATTAAAGAGTGAATGCGATTTTCCTGGTATGAATCAGCAAATACTTTGTTAGGGTTATGCTCAGCAGGAGTTTTATTAATGAATTTAAAAAGAGCTAAGTTATCTTCAGTGAACGTTACTAGCGTCTGATAATGAATGATTGCTCCCCCTATTTGGTTATCTGCCTGAATTACTTGATATGCCACTTTCATTCTTACTTCAGCTAAATCCTCACTTAATGGATTATAGATAAACTCTTTAATAAAATGAGAATCTACTTCCTCAGGGACGTTTGCCACCCATTCAGCAGCTGAGTCTCTTCCATAAGCTAACAAGTATGAAGAAGCATGTAGAATCTTTATATCATCACTTAAAATTTCTAATTGTCTGTTTACAGTTTTATTTTTCCCTTCAAAGTAAGCAAACCAACGATGTGCAATATCACGTGCAGCATGTTCTCTAATTTTTTCTCGAGAAGAAATATCCATTTAATGACTCCTTTCTTAACATAAGGTTGGTAAATATAAGGCGATTTTAACTAGTTATTGGTTAGATAAGTTATAAGCCTCTGCTAATAACTCAATTGACTTTATTCGATTATGGGCTCCAGAAATATTAGGTAAGATGGTTATTTCATTCGTGCCATAAAGCTGAGCTAGTTTTTCAATTTGATTTTTCACTTTCTTTGCATCCCCAACAAGTACACGATTTCGATTTCTCGAAATACGTTCTATTTCATGTGGACTATACTGATAGTCCATCGCTGTTTGAATAGATGGATAAGAAGTTGGTGTTTGTAATGACTCAGCTTTGAGAAGCCACAGATCAAAAGCCTTAGCAATCTCTTCTGCCTCTTCATTTGTTTCAGCCACAACGGCAAATACCCCGATCATTACTTTAGGTTCTTCAAATAAAGAAGATGGTTTAAAGTTCTCTCGATAATGTTTAACTGCGGTTAAGCCATCTCCAAATGGATTAATAAAGTGTGCGAATGTAAATGCAGTGCCATTCTCGGCAGCGATCCTTGCACTGCCTCCACCAGCTCCTAAAATCCACATTTCTGGTTTTGTATCAATAACAGGCGTAGCAGTCAATTCATTAAAACGATGGTCTTCTGAAAACTCATCTGTTAAAAAACTTTTTAAGTCTACAACTTGCTGCTCATATGGAAGTGGTCTTGATTTTTCTTCGTTTAAAGCATAGGTTACTAAACTGTTTGCTCCAGGTGCTCTCCCTAGCCCCAGGTCGATACGATTCGGATACAATGCTTCCAACATGCGAAAGTTTTCAGCTACTTTATACGAACTATAATGCGGAAGCATAACCCCTCCTGAACCAATTCGAATACGCTCAGTTGATGCTGCTAGATGCATCATCAACATTTCAGGATTGCTACCAGCAAGTGATAACATTTGGTGATGCTCAGATACCCAAAATCTGCTATAACCAAGTTTATCAGCTTTCTTTGCTAATTCAGTTGTTTGAAATAACGCTTCACGTGCATTACTTCCTTCATCTATTGGAGAATAATCCAGTATGTTTAATGAAATCATTATTTTCCACTCCCTGTTTGACTAATATTAATTGCTTTTACTTTTTGTTGATATGGTTGCATTCAAAGAAAAGCTTATTTTTATCTATATTTAAATGTCAGCATAATCAATATAAAGATGTTTATTGAAGCAATATTCTATTCAAGCTTTCTTGACGCTTCCCCATGTAAGTGAAAGACTGTTACATCACTATTAACTATTTAGTTAACAAAAATAAAATGCATGCGCATGCATTATTTAATCTTCCCTATAAAAAGTCAAATAGATAAAGCACAAGAGAGGTTAATTCTTAATTATCCCTTCTTTTTACCGTGTAACCAGTAAGCAGTGATGAGATATAGTAAATTGCGTTACTACTTTAAAAATATGGCCTAAGGGTAAATAAGATCAATTCAATTGGAAAAAAGAATAAAACCTCGGTGGTAATGCCTATGATTTATTGATCAAAATCATTCTTTTTCAAAAAAGTTATGACTGCTTATTAAAACTATTTAAGATTTTCAGATTAACTTTAAAGTCACTATTTTGACGCGTCTTTTCAATTGCTTCTTCAAACGTTTCTAATACTTCTTCAAAAAATTGTTCCCCTTTTTCAGTCATTGTTGTATAAACACCTCGTCTATCGTCTCCATATCCATGACGTCTAATTACTCCACAGTTTTTTGATTCCATTCTAGCTGCAAGTCTAGACATAGCACTTTGGCTTAACCCAATCATATGTTGCAACTCTTGAAGGGGTAATTGTTTTTCAGGTGTTTCCGCAAGAAATAGTAATACATAAAATGCTTTTAAAGCAAGCTTGTAGTTCTGTTGAAGAGAATGTTCAAGTTCCTTTAAAACAGTTTCATGAAATTGTGTGAAAGATAACCAGCTTTTTATTAATTCTTCTTGTTTATTATTCATTTAAAAATCGCCTACCTTT
This window encodes:
- a CDS encoding IS110 family transposase, encoding MQFKWNEKINQVTENTLVVGMDIAKRVHYACFVDERGRVIEKAFAVHQSKEGFEHLYEKIRQTMKEAKKTEVIVGIEPTGHYWMNLANFLDHYGIPLVMVNPMHVKRSKELDDNLPTKNDKKDALVIARLLKDGRFSYPRLLKEVEAELRIGSTLRSKLTEDLASIKNRIIRWLDRYFPEFTQVFPAFGKMALATLEMTPLPQDIDGKSAEELVFLYRKVKGMRAPQLPKAKLLIEAATNSIGLTEGTQMARHEIATLLRQYRLLENEIESVNSQLSEMAQSTMEYELLASVPGLGDATIVDLLSEVGSFSLYENPRQLIKLAGLTLRENSSGQHKGQKHISKRGRKRLRYILFKVIVPLIRHNEGFKQLHEYYTTRQQNPLRGKQSMVVLCGKLLKVLHGICKKKVHFNEQNMMKDLYCLSEAV
- a CDS encoding cation:dicarboxylate symporter family transporter, producing the protein MKKFKLSLASQIFIGLILGIIVGAIFYGNETAQNFLQPFGDIFLRMIKMIVVPIIVSSLIVAVAGVGDLKAVGKLGAKSLSYFVVVTMIAIAVGLISANIIQPGAGVNMNNLEQTDISTYVDTAETKQHESFVDTLVHIVPSNPVKAMVEGDMLAIIFFSVLFGLSIAAIGEKGKPVFRFFQGTAEGMFYLTNMVMKFAPIGVFALIGVTISKFGLESLIPLGKLALSVYGSMLFFVIVILGLIAKFVGFNIFTLIKLLKEELILAFSTASSEAVLPKIMEKMEKAGCPKHIATFVIPTGYSFNLDGSTLYQALAAIFIAQMYGIDLSTYEQITLMLVLMITSKGIAGVPGVSFVVLLATLGTVGIPIEGLAFIAGIDRILDMGRTVVNVIGNSLAAIVISKWEGQFNEVRNKVA
- a CDS encoding type II asparaginase, producing MNIKKYLGITFLLVTLLFSGSITAIHSSANSSPKEEKVEAASTNPKLNNVKIIATGGTIAGSATSNTDTTGYQAGALGVETLIKAVPELKQVANVSGEQIANIGSNNMDNKTLLKLAKRINELLKSKDVDGIVVTHGTDTLEETAYFLNLVVKSNKPVVIVGSMRPATAISADGPLNLYNAVKIAASKDAKNKGVLISLNDRIGSARYITKTNTTMTDTFQSEEQGYLGAIAGNKIFFYNEPTRKHTTKSVFDISKLDKLPQVDIIYSYQNDSRYLYDASVKAGAKGIIIAGEGNGLTSDTAFEGAKDAVKKGVIITRSSRVGNGIVTREKIDDENNFVTADSLNPQKARILTMLALTKTDDPKEIQQFFNEY
- a CDS encoding nuclear transport factor 2 family protein, giving the protein MFITHKLVNYTSINRATISEVFSKFSKALEEGNTLTLRELLLPNAQASFSMYGEFEGVEAIIEGLLNKEETPDIVHHYVTNEYIAIKEELSQQSVYLTGLFIHKDNGQMNPFWFGGHYVNSYKLTEGGWEISHLRFDLDWHYGTSPYTSKWKPAGRTLGWTPDTENPKILSELEAPWRVIPESEESNYEEEEVVATFNRYAWAFDQGDFSLLNDIFTEDATINMVPIGEIKGRKNIISQLKISRSGRPTFHHAVEPHGIEIKKEKAKLKMYRLIPFRPTEDTIENPVYGAVYTCNLRKEDGMWKFEQMNYEEGSLFQLK
- a CDS encoding LLM class flavin-dependent oxidoreductase, coding for MISLNILDYSPIDEGSNAREALFQTTELAKKADKLGYSRFWVSEHHQMLSLAGSNPEMLMMHLAASTERIRIGSGGVMLPHYSSYKVAENFRMLEALYPNRIDLGLGRAPGANSLVTYALNEEKSRPLPYEQQVVDLKSFLTDEFSEDHRFNELTATPVIDTKPEMWILGAGGGSARIAAENGTAFTFAHFINPFGDGLTAVKHYRENFKPSSLFEEPKVMIGVFAVVAETNEEAEEIAKAFDLWLLKAESLQTPTSYPSIQTAMDYQYSPHEIERISRNRNRVLVGDAKKVKNQIEKLAQLYGTNEITILPNISGAHNRIKSIELLAEAYNLSNQ
- a CDS encoding MarR family winged helix-turn-helix transcriptional regulator, which translates into the protein MNNKQEELIKSWLSFTQFHETVLKELEHSLQQNYKLALKAFYVLLFLAETPEKQLPLQELQHMIGLSQSAMSRLAARMESKNCGVIRRHGYGDDRRGVYTTMTEKGEQFFEEVLETFEEAIEKTRQNSDFKVNLKILNSFNKQS